Proteins encoded in a region of the Marinococcus sp. PL1-022 genome:
- a CDS encoding FGGY-family carbohydrate kinase, producing the protein MKQSEMKHAVTQGQTSLGIEFGSTRIKAVLMNNSFETIASGSYEWENQMKNGFWTYHQEDIIAGLQKAYGSMKSEVESAYGITLRTIGSIGISAMMHGYMPFDHTGELLVPFRTWRNNTTGAAASELTGLFQYNIPERWSIAHLYQAILDDEKHLPRIQLITTLSGYIHWLLTGKQVIGAGDASGMFPIDDTTQDYNDFMLEQFDTLTAARNYPWKIKNILPEVLTAGEQAGTLTNDGIKILDKSQNLQPGIPFCPPEGDAGTGMVATNSVKKRIGNVSVGTSVFAMIVLDQKISNTHPEIDLVTTPNGNPVAMVHANNCSSDLNAWLGLFREFSEATGQKLNSGDLFELMLQKALEADPDGGGLLSYGYFSGENITGLESGRPLFVRSPESNFNLANFMRTHLFSAFGALKIGMVLLTDKEQVAIDNVFAHGGLFKTPVVGQRVVAAAMNTPVSVMDTAGEGGAWGIAVLASYTKNKGPAETLEEFLDNKVFKEIETTEIHPDRADVEGFEIFMERYKKGLVIEQAAVDHLTPADAIGEQVKVN; encoded by the coding sequence ATGAAGCAGTCAGAAATGAAACACGCCGTTACTCAAGGTCAGACTTCACTCGGAATTGAATTTGGCTCCACTCGTATTAAAGCAGTACTGATGAACAACAGCTTTGAAACAATCGCCTCGGGCAGCTATGAATGGGAAAACCAGATGAAAAACGGTTTTTGGACATACCATCAGGAAGATATTATTGCTGGTTTGCAGAAGGCTTATGGGAGCATGAAATCCGAAGTGGAAAGCGCGTACGGGATTACCCTCCGCACTATTGGTTCGATAGGTATTTCAGCTATGATGCACGGCTATATGCCATTTGACCACACCGGAGAACTGCTTGTCCCCTTTCGGACGTGGCGTAATAATACCACCGGCGCTGCGGCCAGCGAATTGACGGGTCTTTTTCAGTACAATATCCCGGAACGATGGAGTATCGCCCACCTTTATCAAGCCATACTCGATGATGAAAAACATTTGCCGCGTATTCAGTTGATTACGACTTTAAGCGGATACATCCATTGGCTGCTGACCGGAAAACAGGTCATTGGGGCCGGGGATGCCTCGGGGATGTTTCCAATCGACGACACTACTCAGGACTACAACGATTTCATGCTTGAGCAGTTCGACACCCTCACTGCAGCAAGAAATTATCCATGGAAAATTAAAAACATTCTTCCTGAAGTTCTTACAGCTGGCGAACAGGCAGGCACCTTAACGAATGACGGCATTAAAATTCTGGATAAATCACAAAACCTGCAGCCCGGGATTCCATTTTGCCCTCCGGAAGGTGACGCCGGAACCGGAATGGTGGCTACAAACAGCGTGAAAAAACGTATCGGAAACGTTTCTGTAGGGACCTCTGTTTTTGCGATGATTGTGCTGGATCAAAAAATTTCTAACACTCATCCGGAAATTGATTTAGTTACTACACCAAATGGAAACCCTGTCGCCATGGTGCATGCAAATAACTGTTCAAGTGATTTGAACGCCTGGCTTGGGTTGTTCCGGGAGTTTTCAGAAGCAACGGGACAAAAGCTTAATTCTGGCGATTTATTTGAATTAATGCTGCAGAAAGCTCTCGAAGCGGATCCTGATGGCGGCGGCCTGCTCAGCTATGGTTATTTCTCCGGTGAAAATATTACAGGACTGGAAAGCGGCCGCCCTTTGTTTGTGCGCTCTCCCGAAAGCAATTTCAATTTAGCTAACTTCATGCGGACGCATCTTTTTTCTGCTTTCGGTGCCCTAAAAATCGGCATGGTTCTTTTAACAGATAAAGAACAGGTAGCGATCGATAATGTCTTCGCTCATGGCGGCTTGTTCAAAACTCCAGTCGTGGGACAACGGGTAGTTGCTGCTGCCATGAATACGCCTGTCTCTGTTATGGATACGGCCGGAGAAGGCGGAGCCTGGGGAATTGCTGTACTGGCCTCCTATACGAAGAACAAAGGCCCGGCTGAGACACTGGAAGAATTTTTGGATAATAAAGTTTTTAAAGAAATCGAAACCACGGAAATTCATCCTGATCGCGCTGATGTAGAAGGGTTTGAAATTTTTATGGAACGTTATAAAAAAGGTCTCGTCATCGAACAGGCGGCAGTTGATCATTTAACACCGGCTGATGCAATCGGCGAACAAGTCAAAGTAAATTAA
- a CDS encoding carbohydrate ABC transporter permease has protein sequence MGKNNKKWVSILLTVLFAVITVIALTPVVSLIVASMRPSSELMRQGLSFFFDPAALDLGNYLAVFSEEGASYWQWYMNSLIVSGGLIVLSLFFSSMVGYALAMYNFKGARVIFMLVLFVLMVPFEILMLPLYQMMIGLNLVDTYFAVMLPLIVAPVAVFFFRQYCLGLPKELMESARIDGCTEYGIFFKIMAPLMGPSFAAMAILQGLTSWNNFLWPLLILRSNEMFTLPVGLATLLTPYGNNYELLFSGSVLTIVPIVILFLFFQKFFISGLTVGGVKG, from the coding sequence ATGGGCAAAAATAATAAAAAATGGGTGTCAATTCTATTGACTGTGTTGTTTGCAGTAATAACCGTAATTGCTCTCACCCCGGTAGTATCATTAATTGTAGCTTCCATGCGACCCTCATCAGAATTAATGAGGCAGGGCCTTTCCTTTTTCTTTGATCCGGCTGCCCTGGATCTTGGTAATTACTTGGCCGTATTTTCTGAGGAGGGGGCCAGCTATTGGCAGTGGTATATGAACAGTCTTATTGTTAGCGGAGGCTTAATTGTATTATCGCTATTCTTTTCCTCCATGGTGGGCTATGCGCTAGCGATGTATAATTTTAAAGGCGCGAGAGTTATCTTTATGCTTGTATTGTTTGTACTTATGGTGCCATTCGAGATTTTAATGCTTCCATTGTACCAGATGATGATTGGTTTGAATTTGGTGGACACCTACTTTGCCGTCATGCTTCCTTTAATTGTCGCTCCAGTGGCAGTGTTCTTCTTTAGGCAATACTGTTTGGGACTTCCTAAGGAATTGATGGAGTCGGCCAGGATTGACGGGTGCACAGAGTACGGCATTTTTTTCAAAATAATGGCTCCGCTCATGGGGCCATCATTTGCGGCAATGGCTATTCTACAGGGACTTACCAGCTGGAATAATTTTTTATGGCCGTTGTTGATATTAAGATCGAATGAAATGTTCACGCTTCCGGTTGGCCTGGCCACATTACTTACTCCGTATGGCAATAACTATGAGCTTTTGTTTTCCGGGTCAGTGCTGACGATCGTGCCTATTGTCATTCTGTTTCTATTCTTTCAAAAGTTCTTCATCTCCGGACTTACTGTCGGCGGTGTTAAAGGCTAA
- a CDS encoding ABC transporter substrate-binding protein, which produces MKHWSIFGGAMLSLVYLAGCGGGSGGGSDGEGSGGEGEADEVEVIGEDSENATELTFWTFNEQHIGIYEDAVNRWNEEHADRPIKLQAEVYPIDQMNNNLLLSLQSGSGAPDMADIEISYFANFLEGDVQLESMNEYVEPVLDDMVEERFDIYSKDDNYYGMPYHVGATVMYYNTEIMEEAGVNIDEIVTWDDYVEAGEQVVENTDSMMTTVEVDEHFSFWPLISQRGSDYFNDEGDLTLANDTNVDTLQFLDDMVNEHEVAEVTPGGFHHSEEYYGYMNNGGAASLMMPTWYMGRFIDYMPDLEGKMEIRPLPVWEEGGNRTAGMGGTGTVVTNQTEEPELAKEFLAYAKLSEEGNIALWQELGFDPPMYTVWDDEAMDEPNPYYDYFDDEIFDTLLDLNGEIEALNITPDLPDVQSEIHTNVLNSAIRQQNQEPEEALKQAEEAVKSGQTEE; this is translated from the coding sequence ATGAAACATTGGTCGATTTTTGGTGGGGCGATGCTGTCTTTGGTTTACTTAGCAGGTTGTGGCGGCGGGAGTGGTGGCGGAAGTGACGGTGAAGGAAGTGGAGGAGAAGGCGAAGCAGATGAAGTGGAAGTAATCGGCGAAGATAGCGAGAATGCTACCGAATTAACTTTTTGGACATTCAACGAACAACATATTGGTATTTATGAAGACGCAGTAAATAGATGGAATGAGGAGCATGCAGACCGGCCGATTAAATTACAGGCTGAGGTCTACCCTATTGATCAGATGAATAATAATTTGCTTCTTTCTCTACAGTCGGGGTCTGGAGCTCCTGACATGGCAGACATAGAAATTAGTTACTTTGCCAACTTCCTCGAAGGTGACGTTCAATTAGAATCAATGAATGAATACGTAGAGCCAGTGCTCGACGATATGGTGGAAGAACGGTTTGATATATATTCCAAGGATGATAATTATTACGGTATGCCTTACCACGTTGGCGCTACAGTAATGTATTATAATACGGAGATTATGGAAGAAGCCGGCGTGAATATAGATGAAATTGTTACCTGGGATGACTATGTAGAAGCAGGAGAACAGGTGGTAGAAAATACAGATTCTATGATGACTACAGTAGAGGTGGATGAGCATTTCAGCTTCTGGCCTTTAATCAGTCAAAGAGGATCCGATTACTTCAATGATGAAGGCGATCTAACCCTGGCAAACGATACTAACGTTGATACACTTCAATTTCTAGACGACATGGTGAATGAACATGAAGTAGCGGAAGTAACACCAGGCGGATTTCATCACTCTGAAGAATACTATGGCTATATGAATAACGGCGGAGCCGCTTCGTTAATGATGCCAACCTGGTACATGGGCAGATTTATTGATTATATGCCTGATCTCGAAGGAAAAATGGAAATTCGTCCACTGCCGGTATGGGAGGAAGGCGGAAACCGTACAGCTGGAATGGGCGGTACAGGTACAGTAGTGACTAATCAGACGGAAGAGCCGGAACTGGCTAAAGAATTTTTAGCCTATGCGAAATTGTCTGAAGAAGGAAATATTGCACTTTGGCAGGAATTAGGATTTGATCCACCAATGTACACTGTGTGGGATGATGAAGCCATGGATGAACCTAACCCTTACTACGACTACTTTGACGATGAAATCTTTGACACTCTTCTAGACTTAAACGGAGAAATTGAAGCATTGAATATTACACCGGATCTGCCGGATGTACAGTCCGAAATTCACACGAATGTGCTGAACAGCGCTATCAGGCAGCAGAACCAGGAGCCGGAAGAAGCATTGAAGCAGGCTGAAGAAGCAGTGAAAAGCGGTCAGACAGAAGAATAG
- a CDS encoding GntR family transcriptional regulator: MVSKYKQLKQNIQSKILDGSFRPHQKILSEYEYVKNFEVSRHTVRQAIGELVSEGWLYREHGVGTFCADRSKFTSPSTRKNVAIITTYISDYIFPYIIRGAERYLSDKGYNVILMSTNNDFDKEKQALENILTQQVDGLIIEPTRSAQANPNLNYYLNLENAGIPYVMINAYYEELEPLSLTLNDQDAGFRNAEHLIQLGHRRIIGLFKTDDMQGVQRMKGYLKAHRYYGCPVDPSLLITYSTDEKYSKAAQSVEQILKDQTEGPTGLVTYNDELLLQLLDVLRDKNLQIPGDISVVSFDDSHFTQISEVKFSSIVHPKERMGEDAAKYVTTLIEQPDAALSSIVYEPHFIDRHSTRSLQFTPALETE, encoded by the coding sequence ATGGTCTCAAAATATAAACAATTAAAGCAGAACATCCAGTCTAAAATTTTGGACGGCAGCTTCCGTCCCCATCAAAAAATTCTATCCGAATACGAATATGTAAAAAACTTTGAAGTAAGCAGACATACCGTGCGTCAGGCTATCGGTGAGCTAGTGAGTGAGGGATGGCTGTACCGGGAGCACGGCGTGGGAACATTTTGTGCAGACCGCTCTAAATTTACTTCTCCCTCCACCCGTAAAAATGTGGCCATTATCACTACGTACATTTCCGATTATATTTTTCCCTATATTATACGCGGAGCGGAACGGTATTTAAGCGATAAAGGCTACAACGTTATTCTCATGAGTACCAATAACGATTTTGATAAAGAAAAACAGGCGCTCGAAAATATTCTTACCCAGCAGGTCGATGGACTAATTATTGAACCTACGCGCAGCGCGCAAGCTAATCCCAATCTAAATTACTACCTGAATCTCGAAAATGCCGGCATTCCTTACGTTATGATAAACGCGTATTATGAAGAGCTTGAACCGCTGAGTTTAACCTTAAACGACCAGGATGCCGGCTTCCGAAATGCGGAGCATTTAATCCAGCTCGGGCACCGGCGTATTATAGGGTTATTTAAGACTGATGATATGCAGGGTGTTCAGCGGATGAAAGGCTACCTTAAAGCCCACCGGTACTACGGCTGTCCAGTAGATCCATCACTTTTGATCACATATTCCACCGACGAAAAGTATTCAAAGGCCGCTCAGTCTGTCGAACAGATTTTAAAGGACCAGACTGAAGGGCCTACCGGACTTGTCACCTATAACGATGAACTCCTGCTGCAGCTTCTTGATGTGCTTCGCGATAAAAACCTGCAGATTCCTGGGGATATTTCTGTTGTAAGCTTTGACGATTCCCATTTTACCCAAATCTCTGAAGTAAAATTTTCTTCCATCGTGCATCCCAAAGAACGTATGGGAGAGGACGCAGCCAAATATGTAACGACTCTCATTGAACAGCCGGATGCTGCCCTTTCCTCTATTGTATACGAGCCTCATTTTATCGACCGCCATTCGACACGGAGTCTCCAATTCACACCAGCATTGGAAACAGAATAA
- a CDS encoding alpha-N-arabinofuranosidase, giving the protein MAKKQPKATVIVDKDFVISEVDERIYGSFIEQLGRAVYGGIYEPGHELADEQGFRQDVLQLVRDLQVPIVRYPGGNMVSAYNWEDGVGPKNERPRRLELAWSTIETNEVGTNEFANWASKAGTEVMMAVNLGTRGIDAARNLLEYCNHPGGTYYSDLRKAHGYEQPHNIKTWCLGNEMDGPWQIGGKTADEYGRLAYETAKAMKTVDPSIELVSCGSSNSDMPTFPEWEATTLSHTYEFANYISLHQYYGNPENDTANFLAKSLDMDQFIRTVISTCDYIKAKKRSEKTINLSFDEWNVWFHSTEADEKLKPWQIAPPQLEDVYNFEDALLVANMIHTLINHADRVKMACMAQLVNVIAPIMTENQGRAWKQTIYYPYYYLSVYGRGQALKPIIHSDKYDSKEFTDVPYLDSAVVLNEERNELVLFMTNRHLEDSLSISYDLRSFEQAEVVEHIVLEHDDPKAVNTKDREEVAPHRGGNAVMEDKQLKAELPRMSWSMVRLRIKK; this is encoded by the coding sequence ATGGCGAAAAAACAACCTAAAGCTACCGTTATTGTCGATAAGGATTTTGTAATTTCCGAGGTGGATGAGCGAATTTATGGCTCTTTCATCGAGCAATTGGGCCGGGCTGTATATGGAGGCATTTATGAGCCGGGCCATGAACTGGCAGATGAACAGGGCTTTCGCCAGGACGTACTGCAATTGGTCAGGGATCTGCAGGTTCCCATTGTTCGTTATCCAGGTGGAAACATGGTTTCTGCGTATAATTGGGAAGACGGCGTAGGGCCAAAAAATGAACGGCCGAGACGGCTCGAGCTTGCCTGGAGTACCATAGAGACAAACGAAGTGGGAACAAATGAATTTGCCAACTGGGCGTCAAAAGCCGGCACCGAGGTTATGATGGCTGTAAACCTGGGAACCAGAGGCATCGATGCTGCAAGAAACCTGCTGGAATACTGCAATCATCCCGGCGGTACGTACTATAGTGATCTGCGGAAAGCCCACGGCTACGAGCAGCCGCACAATATTAAAACGTGGTGCCTTGGCAATGAAATGGACGGGCCCTGGCAGATCGGCGGCAAAACGGCTGACGAATACGGACGTCTCGCTTATGAAACAGCAAAAGCGATGAAAACCGTGGATCCATCGATTGAACTGGTGAGCTGTGGTAGTTCGAATTCCGATATGCCGACCTTTCCGGAATGGGAAGCAACAACGCTTTCACACACTTATGAATTTGCCAATTACATTTCGCTTCATCAATACTACGGAAATCCGGAAAATGATACGGCTAATTTTTTAGCAAAATCGTTAGATATGGATCAGTTCATTCGTACGGTCATCTCCACGTGCGATTACATCAAGGCCAAAAAGCGAAGTGAAAAAACGATCAACCTTAGCTTTGATGAATGGAACGTATGGTTTCATTCGACCGAAGCGGATGAAAAACTAAAGCCCTGGCAGATCGCACCGCCGCAGCTGGAGGACGTTTATAATTTCGAAGATGCCCTGCTGGTGGCCAATATGATTCATACACTGATTAACCATGCAGACCGCGTAAAGATGGCCTGCATGGCACAGCTCGTAAACGTGATCGCCCCCATTATGACTGAAAATCAGGGCAGAGCGTGGAAGCAGACGATTTACTATCCATATTATTATTTGTCAGTTTACGGTCGCGGCCAGGCGCTGAAGCCGATCATTCATTCGGATAAATACGATTCCAAAGAGTTTACAGATGTCCCTTATTTAGATAGCGCCGTTGTATTAAATGAAGAACGAAACGAACTGGTGCTTTTTATGACGAACAGGCATTTGGAAGATTCATTGTCCATTTCGTATGACCTGCGTTCATTTGAACAGGCAGAGGTAGTGGAGCATATCGTGCTCGAACATGATGATCCAAAGGCGGTGAATACAAAAGACAGGGAAGAAGTAGCACCGCACCGCGGAGGAAATGCTGTGATGGAGGACAAGCAGCTGAAGGCAGAGCTGCCACGCATGTCCTGGAGTATGGTGAGACTGCGTATAAAAAAATAA
- a CDS encoding sugar ABC transporter permease, which translates to MERSETMSNKKSFSLKGILRFLNSRKVAPYVFVSPFIVSFLVLYLYPMIQAIVMSFQQVLPGQTTFIGTHNYQRILNPTFFQALGNTATYVFFTVIILVMIPIVLSVFLNSKSLYFKNFFRASLFIPALTSVIVAGIIFRMMFGESENSFVNELLGLVGMEPVQWRYGAGTGMFLMVLLASWRWIGVNILYFLAGLQNVSEELYEAADIDGANPWQKFLFVTMPALKPVIIFVATITIINGFRMFEESFVFWENSSPGNIGLTVVGYIYREGIQQNDMGFGAAIGVVLMLIIFVVSIVQLKFFGAFKKED; encoded by the coding sequence ATGGAACGTTCAGAAACAATGTCCAACAAAAAGTCTTTTTCTTTAAAAGGTATTCTACGTTTTCTGAATTCAAGAAAGGTTGCTCCTTATGTTTTTGTATCGCCTTTCATTGTATCTTTTTTGGTACTGTACCTGTATCCAATGATTCAGGCGATCGTTATGAGTTTTCAGCAGGTCCTTCCCGGTCAGACAACGTTTATAGGAACTCATAACTACCAACGGATTTTAAACCCGACGTTTTTTCAGGCGCTGGGAAATACAGCAACCTACGTGTTCTTTACGGTCATTATATTAGTAATGATTCCGATTGTGCTTTCGGTATTTTTAAACAGTAAATCTTTGTATTTTAAAAATTTCTTTAGAGCTTCACTTTTCATACCGGCTCTCACCTCAGTCATTGTCGCTGGTATCATTTTCCGGATGATGTTTGGGGAGTCGGAAAACTCCTTTGTAAACGAATTGCTCGGCCTTGTTGGTATGGAACCGGTGCAGTGGAGGTACGGAGCAGGCACAGGGATGTTTTTAATGGTGCTGCTTGCTTCATGGCGCTGGATTGGTGTGAACATATTATACTTTCTAGCTGGTCTGCAGAACGTTTCGGAGGAATTATATGAAGCGGCTGACATCGACGGGGCCAACCCCTGGCAGAAGTTTTTATTCGTTACGATGCCCGCTTTAAAGCCAGTTATTATTTTCGTAGCCACAATTACGATCATTAACGGCTTCCGGATGTTTGAAGAAAGCTTTGTATTCTGGGAAAACAGCTCTCCCGGCAATATTGGATTAACTGTTGTGGGATATATTTACCGCGAAGGTATTCAACAAAACGACATGGGATTCGGCGCAGCTATCGGAGTTGTGCTAATGCTGATCATATTTGTTGTAAGTATTGTTCAACTGAAATTCTTTGGCGCCTTCAAAAAGGAGGATTAG
- a CDS encoding sugar porter family MFS transporter, with product MKEKQSVWYVLLIASAAGMAGFLYGFDTAVISGAIGFLQELYNLSPAMEGFIISSVMVGGVVGVGLSGYLSDRFGRKKILMLSGILFAVSALWSALAMSVTSLILARVLGGLGIGFASALSVTYIAECAPPAIRGRLASMYQLFTIIGISATFYINLAVANSGSYGWGVETGWRWMLGYGVVPGVLFFIMLIFIPESPRYLVKKQKHGEAFRTLEKINNTRSAELELEAIQTSLRSESNTSMRELLKPGLRKAMAVGIFLALFNQVIGMNAVTYYGPTIFRLVGFENNTEFLATSLIGTVQVIFTVVAILLIDKAGRKRLMGVGSSLMAIFMVLIGSVFYFDVGNGIWALLFIMGFTAAFCISMGPIPWIMIPEIFPNHMRAKAVGIATMFLWGANWAIGQFTPVLINNAGGAFTFWMFAVINVICFIFVMTIVPETKNKSLEEIETIWKPVKKSYRFEK from the coding sequence ATGAAAGAGAAGCAGTCAGTCTGGTATGTGTTGTTGATAGCTTCCGCAGCAGGAATGGCAGGTTTTTTATATGGCTTTGATACCGCAGTAATTTCGGGCGCCATTGGCTTTTTGCAGGAGCTTTATAATTTAAGCCCGGCTATGGAAGGATTTATCATTTCAAGCGTTATGGTAGGAGGAGTTGTCGGGGTCGGGTTGTCCGGCTATCTAAGTGACCGTTTTGGGAGGAAAAAGATTTTAATGCTGTCGGGAATTCTCTTTGCTGTTTCCGCTTTATGGTCAGCGCTTGCTATGAGCGTTACTTCTCTTATTCTTGCAAGAGTTCTGGGCGGCCTCGGAATTGGTTTTGCCTCTGCGTTGTCAGTTACGTATATTGCTGAATGCGCTCCGCCTGCTATACGCGGCCGACTGGCGTCTATGTATCAGCTGTTCACTATTATTGGTATTTCGGCTACGTTTTATATTAATCTTGCTGTTGCAAACTCCGGCAGCTATGGCTGGGGAGTGGAAACAGGATGGAGATGGATGCTGGGCTATGGAGTAGTACCGGGAGTTCTATTTTTCATCATGCTTATTTTTATTCCTGAAAGTCCCAGGTATTTAGTCAAAAAGCAAAAGCATGGAGAAGCGTTTCGGACATTGGAAAAAATTAATAACACGCGCTCAGCTGAACTGGAGCTGGAGGCTATTCAAACCTCTCTTCGAAGCGAATCAAACACATCAATGAGAGAGCTGTTAAAGCCAGGTCTTCGAAAAGCGATGGCAGTCGGTATTTTTCTGGCTTTATTTAATCAGGTTATCGGAATGAACGCTGTAACTTATTACGGACCTACAATCTTTCGGCTGGTAGGATTTGAAAACAATACTGAATTTCTGGCGACGAGTTTAATAGGAACCGTGCAGGTAATATTTACAGTGGTTGCTATTTTATTAATCGACAAAGCAGGAAGAAAACGTTTGATGGGCGTCGGATCTAGTTTGATGGCAATTTTTATGGTCCTTATTGGAAGCGTTTTCTATTTTGATGTAGGCAATGGAATCTGGGCGTTGCTTTTTATCATGGGCTTTACAGCAGCGTTTTGTATTTCAATGGGCCCAATTCCGTGGATTATGATTCCGGAAATTTTTCCAAACCATATGCGTGCAAAAGCAGTCGGAATTGCCACTATGTTTTTATGGGGAGCCAACTGGGCGATAGGGCAATTCACGCCTGTACTCATCAATAACGCCGGAGGCGCGTTTACGTTCTGGATGTTTGCGGTTATTAACGTCATTTGTTTTATATTTGTGATGACCATAGTTCCTGAAACAAAAAACAAGTCTTTAGAAGAAATCGAAACAATTTGGAAGCCTGTAAAGAAATCCTATCGTTTTGAAAAGTAA
- a CDS encoding YesL family protein, which yields MKKLPLEKLNMIFMWINKLFILNVCWIAGMLGGLVAFGVFPAFTAALGVSKELLNSREVKVGKKFIQFYRRDFAQANMLGFLWLGGAVLILVNYAALNNGFSANAVTIFFYIVILVVYSSLTVHLFALHSSFQTSLLTYFKNALIIGITKMHITVSLIAVHFALIYGALTIPAFFLFFYGSLSSLATVFITKNLYQRLEEKSVREQEFTNYSITKERTKYGEKTT from the coding sequence ATGAAAAAGCTCCCATTAGAAAAATTAAATATGATTTTTATGTGGATCAATAAGCTTTTTATATTAAACGTATGCTGGATTGCAGGGATGCTTGGCGGACTAGTAGCGTTTGGCGTATTTCCTGCTTTTACAGCAGCTCTGGGTGTATCAAAGGAGCTCTTAAACAGCAGGGAGGTAAAAGTAGGGAAAAAATTTATTCAATTCTACAGGCGGGATTTTGCTCAAGCAAACATGCTTGGTTTCCTGTGGCTTGGAGGCGCCGTGCTTATTCTGGTAAACTATGCGGCACTGAATAACGGTTTTTCCGCAAACGCAGTAACAATATTTTTCTACATTGTTATTTTAGTCGTTTACAGTTCACTAACAGTGCATCTTTTTGCTTTACATTCAAGCTTTCAAACGAGTTTATTAACTTATTTTAAAAACGCTTTGATTATTGGAATCACAAAAATGCACATTACTGTTTCATTAATAGCAGTTCATTTTGCTTTAATCTATGGGGCGTTAACGATCCCGGCCTTTTTTCTTTTTTTCTACGGCAGTCTTTCCTCGTTAGCAACAGTATTTATTACGAAAAATCTTTACCAGCGTTTGGAGGAAAAGAGTGTACGAGAGCAGGAATTTACGAATTACAGCATAACCAAGGAGCGTACAAAATATGGCGAAAAAACAACCTAA
- a CDS encoding anhydro-N-acetylmuramic acid kinase has translation MTILGIGLMSGTSLDGIDAALIEINDTDSQTNYKIAGQYSEPFPAKIKAVLHQLCEPSSARIEKISSMNAYLGNMYADIVNKTLKKYHRSSDDLSFISSHGQTIFHQPTMNQTDELDIPNTLQIGDISALSYHTDTPVVGNFRVADIAAGGQGAPLVSYVDQLLFREDKKDVAVQNIGGIGNVTYLPPKQSQSEPVSFDTGPGNILIDQLVSRFTNGKLAYDSEGEIASTGSTSQQLLKWLMQEPYLYRQYPKTTGRELFGYTYVNHILATGEKLGLKMPDIIRTVTEWTAETIAFHYRQLNPASPVSKVIIGGGGSRNPVLMNDLRQKLTGSQFLSHDDFGIDNQMKEAMAFAILGYKRLTGDYNQLPVFTGAKSSVIMGEVACNTKNAFKKVHRFHDLK, from the coding sequence ATGACTATTTTAGGTATAGGTTTAATGTCCGGAACTTCTTTAGATGGGATTGATGCTGCTCTTATTGAAATAAATGATACTGATTCACAAACAAACTATAAAATTGCAGGCCAGTATAGCGAACCTTTCCCTGCAAAAATTAAAGCGGTGTTGCATCAATTATGTGAACCTTCTTCTGCCCGAATTGAAAAAATTTCTTCGATGAATGCCTATCTGGGAAATATGTATGCAGATATAGTGAACAAAACATTAAAAAAATATCATCGAAGCAGTGATGATCTCTCTTTTATCAGCTCTCACGGCCAAACTATTTTTCACCAGCCAACTATGAATCAAACTGACGAGCTCGATATCCCAAACACTTTGCAAATTGGTGATATTTCAGCATTATCTTACCACACAGACACTCCGGTTGTTGGAAATTTTCGTGTTGCTGATATTGCAGCTGGTGGTCAGGGTGCTCCCCTCGTATCTTATGTTGATCAGCTGCTTTTTCGAGAAGATAAAAAAGACGTAGCTGTCCAAAACATCGGTGGTATAGGAAACGTAACGTATTTACCCCCAAAGCAGAGCCAATCTGAACCTGTGTCCTTTGATACTGGTCCTGGAAATATACTGATTGATCAGCTGGTAAGCAGGTTCACTAACGGTAAATTGGCCTACGATTCTGAAGGTGAGATAGCTTCAACAGGGTCAACTAGTCAGCAGTTGCTTAAATGGCTCATGCAGGAGCCTTATCTGTACCGACAGTACCCGAAAACCACTGGCCGCGAATTATTTGGATATACCTATGTTAATCATATACTGGCAACAGGTGAAAAGTTAGGTTTAAAGATGCCGGATATTATTCGAACAGTAACGGAATGGACAGCTGAAACCATCGCTTTTCATTATCGTCAGTTAAACCCCGCCTCTCCTGTTTCCAAAGTGATTATTGGCGGTGGTGGAAGTCGTAATCCCGTGCTTATGAATGATTTACGCCAAAAACTCACCGGATCTCAATTTCTCTCCCACGATGATTTTGGAATTGACAATCAAATGAAAGAAGCTATGGCTTTTGCGATTTTAGGGTACAAACGTTTAACGGGTGATTATAATCAGCTTCCTGTTTTTACCGGAGCCAAATCTTCAGTAATCATGGGAGAGGTAGCCTGTAACACTAAAAATGCATTCAAAAAAGTTCATCGTTTCCATGATTTAAAGTAA